A region from the Manihot esculenta cultivar AM560-2 chromosome 13, M.esculenta_v8, whole genome shotgun sequence genome encodes:
- the LOC110628994 gene encoding gibberellin 20 oxidase 2, with the protein MNTREQLAGVLVFDSSALQKQPNLPTEFVWPHKDLVGNQDELEEPLIDLDGFLKGDEVETAHAAELLRVACLHHGFFQVTNHGIDSSLIRAAYQEIDTIFKLPLDKKLSVRRQPGGVCGYSGAHADRYSSKLPWKETFSFEYNGNHSHPVVVDYFKHFLGEHFQPTGWVYQRYCEEMRRLSLVIFELLAVSLRVDRYYYKEFFEDGSSIMRCNNYPPCNNSGLTLGTGPHCDPTSLTILHQDEVGGLEVFANNKWQAIRPRSDAFVVNIGDTFMALSNGKYKSCLHRAVVNRERERRSLVFFVCPKEDKVVRPPQDLVCIEGPRKYPDFTWSDLLDFTQNHYRADVATFQSFIKWLPSSKTI; encoded by the exons ATGAATACAAGAGAGCAACTTGCTGGGGTTCTTGTCTTCGACTCATCAGCGTTGCAGAAACAGCCAAACTTGCCAACTGAGTTCGTTTGGCCGCACAAGGATTTGGTTGGAAACCAAGACGAGCTTGAAGAACCACTGATAGATTTGGACGGATTCTTGAAAGGAGATGAAGTGGAAACTGCCCACGCAGCTGAGCTTCTTAGAGTTGCTTGTTTACACCATGGTTTCTTTCAAGTCACAAACCATGGAATAGATTCTTCCCTTATTCGAGCTGCGTATCAAGAAATTGATACAATCTTTAAGCTCCCTTTAGATAAGAAGCTCAGTGTTCGTAGGCAACCCGGCGGTGTATGTGGATATTCCGGCGCTCATGCCGATCGGTATTCGTCTAAGTTGCCTTGGAAGGAGACTTTCTCATTTGAGTACAATGGGAATCACTCACACCCAGTTGTCGTTGATTACTTCAAGCATTTCCTGGGTGAACATTTTCAACCAACAGG GTGGGTGTACCAAAGGTACTGTGAAGAAATGAGGAGGTTATCTCTCGTAATTTTTGAGCTGCTGGCAGTGAGCTTGAGAGTGGATCGTTATTACTACAAGGAATTTTTTGAAGATGGTAGCTCAATAATGAGATGCAACAATTATCCACCTTGCAATAATTCGGGGCTAACCCTCGGCACTGGTCCTCATTGTGACCCAACTTCCTTAACCATACTTCACCAGGATGAAGTCGGTGGCCTTGAAGTGTTTGCAAATAACAAATGGCAAGCAATTCGACCTCGTTCTGATGCCTTTGTCGTCAACATTGGTGATACCTTCATG GCATTATCCAATGGGAAATACAAGAGTTGCCTACACAGAGCCGTGGTgaatagagagagagaaagaagatCGCTGGTTTTCTTTGTGTGTCCAAAAGAGGACAAAGTGGTGAGACCACCACAGGATCTTGTTTGCATAGAAGGGCCAAGGAAGTACCCAGATTTCACATGGTCTGACTTGTTGGATTTTACTCAAAACCACTACAGAGCTGATGTTGCTACCTTTCAAAGCTTTATCAAATGGCTTCCATCTTCTAAAACCATTTAA